In Nitrospirota bacterium, one DNA window encodes the following:
- a CDS encoding DUF2784 family protein, with the protein HVAGLGLAAALAVSGWYCPLTYLEVWLRGRQAPGAGYGGSFIIHYVEKLIYIDVSPAVLSALTVLLIAGNVWLYLRAAFRKKATARRRP; encoded by the coding sequence CACGTGGCGGGGCTCGGGCTGGCGGCGGCCCTCGCGGTCTCCGGCTGGTACTGTCCCCTTACCTACCTGGAGGTCTGGCTCCGGGGGAGGCAGGCCCCTGGGGCGGGGTACGGAGGCTCCTTCATCATCCATTACGTGGAAAAGCTCATCTACATCGACGTCTCCCCCGCGGTCCTCTCCGCCCTCACCGTGCTGCTCATCGCGGGGAATGTCTGGCTCTATCTCCGGGCCGCGTTCCGGAAAAAGGCTACCGCAAGGAGACGACCGTGA
- a CDS encoding endonuclease MutS2 produces the protein MRKEALQALEFVKILEAAAAHSLSEPGRERVLALRPLARRGDIARRFGEVADIRRLQDEGAPLALAPFTDVREALRKSRPRDAVLDPLDIYAFAPLLRIIEAVREQAAQREDLTHLRRLAEPLTGFPGLLSAVEASVDAEGNILDGASYVLEDLRGRIRSLERKIMGRLEELLRDPGMTPFLQDGFVTRRYGRWVIPVRMDARGMVSGVVHDVSRTGETAFVEPLEIMSRANELENLTAEARAEEIRILRSITSELREAAPELEAQFETVVELDAQNAVALFAQGLGAAEPEINEESLLKVDEGRHPLLLMLPSARKGEDVVPLTLSLGGGQRVMVITGPNAGGKTIAIKTAGLLVAMALSGIPVPARPSSSFPLVEDLLLDIGDEQSIEESLSTFSAHIANLAGIVKSAGPRSLVLIDELGTGTNPVEGAALGSAVLQELGGKGSLVLATTHLVEIVGFVHKTEGMVNASMEFEEETLTPLYRLRPGEPGESHALEIARRYGLPASTIERATSLVGRTQAELHGLLRELKEARRRYEEELLGLERLRAEVEEERKALSGKLREAERERKRALEEAYRQAGDILAEASRQARDALAEARKERRAALRRLEERKAEVAGKLRELRPETRVSLEEIEPGDTIHVRTLGYDARVVAVDREKERVRVKVRDREVEVPAHALGPRKKRELPPRVRYVPEGEEEEAPSAELNMVGRRVEEALSLLEPFLNRASLGGLREVTVIHGIGTGALRKAVREHLAAHPLVAEFRPGTPAEGGEGVTVVSLR, from the coding sequence TCCAGGCCCTGGAGTTCGTCAAGATACTGGAGGCCGCGGCCGCCCACTCACTGAGCGAGCCGGGCAGGGAGCGGGTGCTTGCCCTCCGTCCCCTGGCCCGCAGGGGCGACATCGCCCGCCGCTTCGGCGAGGTGGCCGACATCCGGAGGCTCCAGGACGAGGGGGCTCCCCTCGCGCTTGCACCGTTTACGGACGTACGCGAGGCCCTCCGGAAGTCCCGTCCCCGGGACGCCGTGCTCGACCCTCTGGACATTTACGCCTTTGCTCCGCTTCTGAGGATAATCGAGGCCGTCCGGGAGCAGGCCGCCCAGAGGGAAGACCTCACACACCTGAGGCGGCTCGCGGAGCCACTGACGGGTTTTCCGGGGCTCCTTTCCGCGGTCGAGGCGTCCGTGGATGCCGAGGGCAACATCCTGGACGGGGCATCCTACGTGCTTGAGGACCTCCGGGGGCGCATCCGCTCCCTGGAGCGAAAGATCATGGGCCGCCTGGAGGAGCTTCTCCGGGACCCCGGCATGACGCCCTTTCTGCAGGACGGCTTCGTCACTCGCCGCTACGGCCGCTGGGTCATTCCGGTGAGGATGGACGCGAGGGGCATGGTCTCGGGCGTGGTGCACGACGTCTCCCGGACCGGGGAGACCGCCTTCGTGGAGCCCCTGGAGATAATGAGCCGGGCCAACGAGCTCGAGAACCTCACGGCGGAGGCCCGGGCCGAGGAAATTCGCATCCTGAGGAGCATCACCTCCGAACTGAGGGAGGCGGCCCCGGAGCTTGAGGCCCAGTTCGAGACCGTGGTGGAACTGGACGCCCAGAACGCCGTCGCCCTCTTCGCCCAGGGCCTGGGGGCCGCCGAGCCCGAGATAAACGAGGAGTCCCTCTTAAAGGTGGACGAGGGGAGGCATCCCCTTCTTCTCATGCTCCCCTCCGCCCGGAAGGGAGAGGACGTCGTCCCCCTCACCCTTTCCCTGGGCGGCGGGCAGCGGGTCATGGTCATCACCGGCCCCAACGCAGGCGGGAAGACCATTGCCATCAAGACGGCGGGGCTTCTCGTTGCCATGGCCCTCTCGGGCATACCGGTGCCCGCGCGTCCGTCGTCGAGCTTTCCCCTGGTGGAGGACCTTCTCCTTGACATCGGCGACGAGCAGTCCATCGAGGAGAGCCTGTCCACCTTCTCGGCCCACATCGCCAACCTAGCGGGCATAGTGAAAAGCGCGGGCCCTCGGAGCCTGGTGCTCATCGACGAGCTGGGCACTGGCACCAACCCCGTGGAGGGGGCGGCCCTGGGCTCCGCGGTCCTGCAGGAGCTCGGCGGCAAGGGCTCCCTGGTCCTGGCGACCACGCACCTGGTGGAGATAGTGGGCTTCGTCCACAAGACCGAGGGCATGGTCAACGCCTCCATGGAGTTTGAGGAGGAGACCCTCACGCCCCTGTACCGTCTCCGGCCGGGGGAGCCGGGGGAGTCCCACGCCCTTGAGATAGCGCGCCGCTACGGGCTTCCCGCAAGCACCATCGAGCGCGCCACGTCCCTGGTGGGGCGCACCCAGGCGGAGCTGCACGGCCTGCTCCGGGAGCTGAAGGAGGCCAGAAGGCGCTACGAGGAGGAGCTGCTGGGACTTGAGAGGCTCAGGGCAGAGGTGGAGGAGGAGCGGAAGGCCCTCTCGGGGAAGCTCCGGGAGGCCGAGCGGGAGAGAAAGCGCGCCCTCGAGGAGGCCTATCGCCAGGCGGGGGACATCCTGGCCGAGGCGTCCCGCCAGGCCCGGGACGCCCTGGCGGAGGCCCGCAAAGAGCGCCGCGCCGCCCTCAGGCGCCTGGAGGAAAGAAAGGCCGAGGTGGCCGGAAAGCTCCGGGAGCTTCGCCCGGAGACCCGTGTGAGCCTGGAGGAGATAGAGCCCGGGGACACCATCCACGTGAGGACCCTGGGGTATGACGCCCGGGTGGTGGCGGTGGACAGGGAGAAGGAGCGCGTCCGGGTGAAGGTGCGGGACCGCGAGGTGGAGGTCCCGGCCCACGCCCTCGGGCCCCGCAAGAAGCGGGAGCTTCCGCCCCGGGTGCGCTACGTGCCGGAGGGGGAAGAGGAGGAGGCCCCGTCGGCTGAGCTTAATATGGTGGGCAGGCGGGTGGAAGAGGCCCTTTCCCTCCTTGAGCCCTTCCTGAACCGGGCCTCCCTGGGCGGCCTTCGAGAGGTCACCGTCATCCACGGCATCGGCACAGGGGCTCTGAGAAAGGCCGTGCGGGAGCATCTGGCCGCCCACCCCCTGGTGGCGGAGTTCCGCCCCGGCACGCCCGCCGAAGGAGGAGAAGGGGTCACGGTCGTCTCCTTGCGGTAG